The following are encoded together in the Oncorhynchus nerka isolate Pitt River linkage group LG25, Oner_Uvic_2.0, whole genome shotgun sequence genome:
- the LOC115109165 gene encoding transmembrane protein 79-like yields the protein MTGRQATNPEDGKEIDSVKESISDIINQLQDIDPARLSFSPFLDLDTQISLAPVSDSPESSVEELHSSSHSVMGSHHSLEALPADQLVQLDSCHQQPSEGFKAERRPQEGKEGVQDGTISSPIALVQYLEDPVENCISTPNLASRRDIPNGTDTQRWSPESNNLESTIDEGQPLLGLPPESIELTMWSSQDQETCEAVPEVADKRLWCCCCRCCQSGRGPAVCSVLASLLITAGLLYALYFYVPIDSPDCPDMVSRLTFTLCCCAVAAVPILLAMLIGAMCQFCTGSLNPAEALHRRPAIQQLFVSASMEQLFLYVLNLLVLATFLPQDQLRVVPILTGVFVGGRLIYWLCFHICSPWRGFGSGLTVFPLLAMVAFNLYCLYDLSLRQLLFGSEDTLYYQTTPSSWPLEVSQSSSGKSDSVIPTDILETQ from the exons ATGACAGGGCGTCAAGCCACCAACCCAGAAGATGGCAAAGAGATTGACAGTGTGAAGGAGTCCATCAGTGACATCATCAATCAACTACAGGATATTGACCCTGCCAGGCTGTCATTCTCTCCATTCCTCGACCTGGACACCCAGATCTCTTTAGCACCAGTGTCTGACAGTCCTGAATCTTCAGTGGAGGAGCTCCACTCCTCTTCTCACTCAGTCATGGGCTCTCACCACTCCCTGGAAGCCCTGCCAGCTGATCAACTTGTCC AGCTTGATTCCTGCCACCAGCAACCCAGCGAGGGCTTCAAAGCAGAGCGAAGACCgcaagaggggaaagagggagttCAGGATGGAACTATTTCAAGTCCGATTGCTCTTGTGCAGTATTTGGAAGACCCGGTGGAAAACTGCATCAGCACTCCAAATCTAGCCTCTCGCAGAGACATTCCCAatggcacagacacacagagatggagtCCAGAATCCAACAATCTGGAGTCCACTATTGATGAAGGCCAACCGTTGCTCGGCTTGCCACCGGAGAGCATAGAGTTGACTATGTGGAGTTCCCAAGATCAAGAGACTTGTGAGGCTGTCCCAGAGGTGGCAGACAAGAGACTGTGGTGCTGCTGCTGTAGATGTTGCCAAAGTGGCCGTGGTCCTGCTGTGTGCTCAGTCCTGGCCTCCCTTCTGATTACTGCAGGGCTTCTCTATGCACTTTATTTCTATGTTCCCATAGATTCCCCAGACTGCCCTGACATGGTCAGCCGCCTCACTTTCACACTTTGCTGCTGTGCCGTAGCTGCAGTCCCCATCTTGTTGG CTATGCTAATTGGTGCTATGTGCCAGTTCTGCACTGGGTCTTTAAATCCAGCTGAGGCTCTCCACAGAAGACCGGCCATTCAGCAGCTGTTTGTCTCTGCGTCTATGGAGCAGTTGTTTCTCTACGTTCTCAATCTGTTGGTTCTGGCTACATTCCTCCCTCAAGACCAGCTGCGGGTGGTGCCCATTTTGACTGGCGTTTTCGTTGGTGGGAG GCTTATCTACTGGCTCTGCTTCCACATATGTAGCCCCTGGAGAGGCTTTGGATCGGGGCTCACTGTTTTCCCACTCCTTGCCATGGTGGCTTTCAATCTGTACTGTCTGTACGACTTGAGCCTCAGACAGCTGCTCTTTGGGTCGGAGGACACACTCTATTATCAGACCACCCCTTCATCTTGGCCTCTGGAGGTGTCACAGAGCTCCAGTGGCAAATCAGATAGTGTCATACCCACGGACATCTTGGAAACTCAGTAA
- the LOC115109771 gene encoding proprotein convertase subtilisin/kexin type 4, giving the protein MRFISCFLCMLYVCTMYAEVIYTNIWALHLNCTPEQINKIAKKHGFHNLGKIFPDGNYYHMEQRQVAKQSLQAHYLHNLIFKMDPKVLWFAQQSGRSRKRRHSFTVPTDPFFNQQWYLSEAFDQNVVAAWARGYTGKGVVVSILDDGLETSHPDIAENYDPQASYDMNDNDPNPDTQYTLTRPKRHGTRCAGVVAAVANNGVCGVGVAYQAKIGGVRMLDGQVTDLIEAMSLNLNQQHIDIYSSSWGPEDLGTNLEGPNTLAQEAFIRGITNGRGGLGSIYVWASGNGGASFDNCNCDGYTNSIYTLSVGSTTERGTLPFYSEPCSAILTTTYSGGSFHHRNIVTTDLHQSCTSDHTGTSASAPLAAGIIALALEANPTLNWRDVQHLVVRASRPVDLRTHDWRTNGVGRPVSHYYGYGLLDAGRLVELASKWKAVKPKRKCTIDLITRAIELRRKLTLRWNVTACHGTRNWIRSLEHIQARLTLTYSRRGDLSITLISPKKTISNLLTTRPYDKMSTGFSDWTFMSTHCWDEDPCGYWVLRIENNGDSTNRGTLTKTKMTKQCGNGQQQRSQDSWTWEDILDGKGSYTWEEILAGRDRLPWEQVEAARRAEATGKGSQCFEGTRLARKPERQPQKCIEGGHTGSVAKSAQPSAICSTLPHWPGDGEYPARAARQSGAARAVRQSGAARAARQSGTARVAFHSGAARVSCLIGARGKGPQFGVGGEGRHSKGAT; this is encoded by the exons ATGAGGTTTATCAGTTGCTTCTTGTGTATGTTGTATGTGTGCACAATGTATGCCGAGGTCATCTACACTAACATTTGGGCTCTACATTTGAATTGTACTCCTGAACAAATCAACAAGATTGCAAAGAAGCATGGTTTCCATAACCTGGGAAAG ATATTTCCAGATGGCAACTATTACCATATGGAGCAAAGACAGGTGGCAAAACAATCATTGCAGGCACACTATTTGCATAATCTTATATTCAAAATGGACCCTAAG GTGCTTTGGTTTGCACAGCAATCTGGAAGGAGTAGAAAGAGAAGACACTCTTTCACAGTACCAACTGATCCATTTTTCAATCAGCAGTGGTACCTG AGTGAGGCCTTTGATCAGAATGTGGTGGCTGCATGGGCTCGAGGCTACACAGGAAAAGGGGTGGTGGTGTCCATCTTAGACGATGGCCTAGAGACAAGCCACCCAGACATTGCTGAAAATTAT GATCCACAGGCTAGCTATGACATGAACGATAATGACCCCAACCCAGACACCCAATACACTCTGACCAGACCAAAGAG GCATGGAACACGGTGTGCTGGGGTGGTGGCAGCGGTGGCAAATAATGGGGTGTGTGGGGTTGGAGTGGCATATCAGGCCAAGATTGGAG GAGTTCGGATGTTGGATGGACAAGTGACTGACCTGATAGAAGCCATGTCCTTAAATTTGAATCAGCAACACATTGACATCTACAGCTCCAGCTGGGGACCTGAAGATTTGGGGACGAATTTGGAGGGGCCAAACACATTGGCCCAAGAAGCCTTTATCAGAGGCATTACCAAT GGCCGAGGTGGCTTGGGTTCCATTTACGTCTGGGCTTCAGGCAATGGGGGCGCCAGCTTTGACAACTGCAACTGCGATGGCTACACCAACAGCATTTACACGTTGTCTGTTGGTAGTACCACTGAGAGGGGAACACTGCCCTTCTACAGTGAACCCTGCTCTGCCATTCTAACAACGACCTACAGTGGTGGCAGCTTTCATCACCGCAATATT GTCACCACCGACCTGCATCAATCCTGCACCTCAGACCATACTGGGACCTCTGCCTCTGCCCCTCTGGCTGCTGGGATCATTGCACTGGCTCTGGAGGCAAA CCCGACACTCAACTGGCGTGATGTGCAACACCTCGTGGTGCGAGCATCTAGACCGGTAGATCTTCGAACGCATGATTGGCGGACCAATGGTGTTGGAAGACCTG TCAGCCATTACTATGGATATGGGCTACTGGATGCAGGGAGACTGGTGGAGTTGGCCAGTAAATGGAAAGCAGTCAAACCTAAAAGGAAATGCACCATTGACCTCATTACCAGAGCCAT tgAACTCCGCAGGAAACTGACATTGAGGTGGAATGTGACAGCTTGTCACGGCACCAGGAACTGGATTCGGTCTCTGGAGCACATCCAGGCCCGTCTTACACTGACCTATAGCAGACGTGGAGATCTCTCCATCACCCTCATTAGCCCAAAGAAGACCATCTCCAATTTACTCACAACCAG GCCTTACGATAAAATGTCTACAGGTTTCTCAGACTGGACCTTCATGAGTACACACTGCTGGGATGAGGATCCCTGCGGATATTGGGTTCTACGGATAGAAAACAACGGAGATTCAACCAACAGAGGTACACTGACAAAAACAAAGAT gaccaagcagtgtggtaacgggcagcagcagcgatctcaggactcatggacatgggaggacattctGGACGGGAAGGGttcctacacatgggaggagatcctggctggaagggatcgcctcccatgggaacaggtggaggcagccaggagagcgGAGGCAACAGGTAAAGGGAGCCAGTGctttgagggaacacggctggcaaggaagcccgagaggcagccccaaaaatgtattgagggggggcacacggggagtgtggctaagtcag cacagcccagtgcgatCTGTTCCACCTTGCCGCACTGGCCTGGCGAcggggagtatccagccag agccgcccgtcagtcaggagctgccagagccgtccgtcagtcaggagctgccagagccgcccgtcagtcaggcaCTGCCAGAGTCGCctttcactccggcgctgccagagtctcctgtctAATCGGGGCCCGTGGAAAGGGTCCCCAGTtcggggtcggcggcgagggtcgccactccaaaggcgccacctaa